The Acidimicrobiia bacterium genome includes a region encoding these proteins:
- the soxR gene encoding redox-sensitive transcriptional activator SoxR translates to MGDMLTIGELSARSGVAASALRFYDERGLIASQRTLGNQRRFPRATLRRVAVIRAAQSVGLTLSETSAALAGLPDGRTPTRDDWQRLSKDWRLRLDGKITELERLRDELTSCIGCGCLSLRSCALFNPEDAISANGPGARFLEGDDR, encoded by the coding sequence ATGGGCGACATGCTGACGATCGGCGAGTTGAGCGCCCGAAGCGGTGTGGCGGCGTCTGCGCTGCGCTTCTACGACGAACGCGGGCTGATCGCGTCGCAACGTACCTTGGGCAATCAGCGCCGGTTCCCGCGGGCGACATTGCGCCGAGTGGCCGTCATCCGGGCCGCCCAGTCGGTCGGGCTGACGCTTTCCGAGACCTCGGCCGCGCTCGCCGGGCTTCCCGACGGCAGGACTCCAACACGTGACGACTGGCAGAGACTCTCGAAGGACTGGCGTCTCAGGCTCGACGGGAAGATCACGGAGCTCGAGCGCCTCCGCGACGAGTTGACGTCCTGCATCGGCTGTGGCTGCCTGTCCCTGCGCTCGTGCGCCCTCTTCAATCCCGAGGACGCCATCTCGGCAAACGGCCCCGGAGCGCGGTTCCTCGAGGGTGACGACCGCTGA
- a CDS encoding transketolase codes for MKTSRTHRQARSSFADLPRLMRLMTGDEKHSPSAHSTLDVLQVLYERILRVDPSNPH; via the coding sequence ATGAAGACATCCCGCACACATCGCCAAGCGCGATCCAGCTTCGCCGACCTTCCCAGGCTCATGAGGCTGATGACGGGGGACGAGAAGCACTCCCCGAGCGCCCACTCGACCCTCGACGTCCTCCAGGTCCTCTACGAGAGGATCCTGCGGGTCGATCCGTCGAACCCGCAC